A genomic region of Nostoc sp. UHCC 0702 contains the following coding sequences:
- a CDS encoding 4a-hydroxytetrahydrobiopterin dehydratase, producing the protein MTELAQNKCTACHKDAPRVTEDEIAEFKPQIPDWKIVEQDEVSRLERIYTFDDYQTALAFTQRVGEEAEKEGHHPALLTEWGKVTVTWWTHAIKGLHRNDFIMAAKTDQIAEGFTAKK; encoded by the coding sequence ATGACTGAATTAGCGCAAAACAAATGCACTGCTTGCCACAAAGATGCTCCTCGTGTGACTGAGGATGAAATAGCAGAATTCAAGCCGCAAATTCCTGATTGGAAGATTGTAGAACAAGATGAAGTTTCCCGTTTAGAACGGATTTATACATTTGATGACTATCAAACAGCACTTGCGTTTACCCAGCGTGTAGGGGAGGAAGCAGAAAAGGAAGGGCATCATCCTGCACTGCTTACTGAATGGGGAAAAGTAACAGTGACCTGGTGGACGCACGCAATTAAGGGATTGCATCGGAACGATTTTATTATGGCAGCAAAGACTGATCAAATTGCAGAAGGGTTTACTGCTAAGAAATGA
- a CDS encoding M23 family metallopeptidase, translated as MTFPYRLFLLCTLVGAVGLVSTLPNFNSADAAVPGCPTPALSRFQRHKVARGETLDSIAQRYNLNPATIIDMNPALRNGGLTVGSELQIAPFNGIVVEVPSGQTWRQLAAKYKVRADTLFEVNGCQQNPRIVFIPSAITSPNRPVRASVAPAGREASSSVSIAGYPLAQTTTVVLPYGWQVNPSTGEVFFHSGVDLLAAVGTPVEAIAPGTVVFAKDQGTYGKLVIINHSGGLQSRYAQLESIKVSVGQQVNKGDLLGTVGTTGQPTSKQPHLHFEMRASSDLGWVAKDPKDYLK; from the coding sequence ATGACTTTTCCCTATCGTCTGTTTTTGCTCTGTACCTTGGTCGGCGCTGTCGGGCTTGTATCGACACTTCCAAACTTCAACAGTGCTGATGCTGCTGTACCGGGTTGCCCGACTCCAGCCCTATCTCGCTTCCAGCGTCATAAAGTTGCTCGTGGTGAAACTTTGGACAGCATAGCCCAGCGCTACAATCTCAATCCTGCAACAATTATTGATATGAATCCAGCTTTGAGAAATGGCGGTCTTACTGTTGGTAGCGAACTTCAAATTGCTCCCTTCAACGGGATCGTTGTGGAAGTGCCCAGTGGACAAACTTGGCGACAACTGGCAGCAAAATATAAAGTTCGTGCGGATACGCTCTTTGAGGTGAATGGTTGTCAACAAAACCCTAGAATCGTGTTTATTCCGTCGGCAATTACATCACCGAATCGCCCTGTTAGGGCGTCTGTTGCGCCTGCTGGTAGAGAAGCAAGCAGCAGTGTATCTATAGCAGGGTATCCTTTAGCACAAACGACAACTGTAGTATTACCTTATGGCTGGCAGGTTAATCCTAGTACTGGTGAAGTGTTCTTTCATAGTGGTGTAGATTTATTAGCAGCAGTAGGCACTCCCGTAGAAGCGATCGCCCCTGGAACGGTAGTATTTGCTAAAGACCAAGGTACTTACGGCAAATTAGTAATTATTAACCACAGTGGCGGACTTCAAAGCCGCTACGCCCAACTTGAAAGCATCAAAGTTAGCGTTGGTCAGCAAGTCAACAAAGGAGACTTGCTAGGAACAGTCGGTACTACTGGACAACCCACTTCCAAACAACCTCATCTTCATTTTGAAATGCGTGCTAGTTCAGATTTAGGTTGGGTAGCAAAAGATCCAAAAGATTATCTGAAGTAA
- a CDS encoding CAP domain-containing protein — MMGTKNHNITLGTLFLTSVMLGIATPSQSYTVKRSHTSSYDRQIAQSTINTAALEDSVFQQINSYRATQKLPSLLRNDAINTQARTHSQNMASGKVAFGHDGFVQRVQATRLLYISAAENVAYNRGYQDPAKQAVEGWLNSAGHLKNIKGQYNLTGIGVASNNKGEIYFTQIFIRV, encoded by the coding sequence ATGATGGGAACAAAGAATCATAATATCACTTTAGGTACTCTTTTTCTTACCAGTGTTATGCTGGGCATTGCTACACCAAGTCAAAGTTATACAGTCAAGCGATCGCATACATCAAGTTACGATCGCCAGATTGCACAATCTACCATCAACACTGCTGCTTTAGAGGATTCAGTTTTCCAACAAATTAATAGTTATAGAGCTACCCAAAAGCTACCATCTCTGTTACGTAATGATGCGATCAACACTCAAGCCAGGACTCATAGTCAGAACATGGCAAGCGGTAAAGTTGCATTTGGGCACGATGGATTTGTACAGCGAGTTCAAGCTACCCGTCTTCTCTACATATCGGCTGCTGAAAATGTCGCTTATAATCGAGGATATCAAGACCCCGCTAAACAAGCTGTGGAAGGCTGGCTCAACAGTGCAGGGCATCTCAAAAATATCAAAGGACAATACAATTTGACTGGAATTGGTGTTGCTAGCAATAACAAAGGTGAAATCTACTTCACACAAATTTTCATTCGTGTATAG
- the ispG gene encoding (E)-4-hydroxy-3-methylbut-2-enyl-diphosphate synthase has translation MQTLPTPTTSDTTSSQPTFDTTIKRRKTRPVKVGNVTIGGGYPVVVQSMINEDTLDIDGSVAAIRRLHEIGCEIVRVTVPSIAHAVALAEIKQKLIKTYQEVPIVADVHHNGMKIALEVAKHIEKVRINPGLYVFEKPNPNRTEYTKAEFDEIGEKIRATLEPLVVSLRDQGKAMRIGVNHGSLAERMLFSYGDTPEGMVESALEFIRICESLDFRNIVISMKASRVPVMVAAYRLLAKRFDELGMDYPLHLGVTEAGDGEYGRIKSTAGIATLLADGLGDTIRVSLTEPPENEIPVCYSILQALGLRKTMVEYVACPSCGRTLFNLEEVLHKVREATKHLTGLDIAVMGCIVNGPGEMADADYGYVGKTPGYISLYRGREEIKKVPETQGVEELINLIKADGRWVEP, from the coding sequence ATGCAAACTCTGCCAACCCCCACAACATCCGACACCACATCAAGCCAACCAACATTTGATACAACTATCAAGCGGCGTAAAACCAGACCTGTAAAAGTGGGAAATGTCACCATCGGCGGTGGCTACCCCGTGGTGGTGCAGTCGATGATTAACGAAGACACTCTTGATATCGATGGTTCCGTTGCGGCTATTCGTCGTTTGCACGAAATTGGTTGTGAAATTGTCCGCGTTACAGTCCCAAGCATAGCTCACGCTGTGGCATTGGCAGAAATCAAACAAAAATTAATTAAAACTTACCAAGAAGTGCCAATTGTTGCCGACGTGCATCACAATGGCATGAAAATTGCCCTGGAAGTCGCCAAGCACATAGAAAAAGTACGGATTAATCCAGGGTTGTATGTATTTGAAAAACCAAACCCCAATAGAACAGAATATACTAAAGCTGAATTTGATGAAATTGGTGAAAAAATCCGCGCAACCTTAGAACCTCTGGTGGTTTCTTTACGTGATCAAGGTAAAGCGATGCGAATCGGGGTCAATCACGGTTCCCTTGCTGAAAGGATGCTGTTTTCCTACGGCGATACCCCAGAAGGAATGGTGGAATCTGCTTTAGAATTCATTCGCATTTGTGAATCTTTAGATTTCCGTAACATAGTCATTTCCATGAAAGCCTCGCGGGTACCTGTGATGGTAGCCGCCTATCGCCTGTTGGCAAAGCGCTTTGATGAACTGGGTATGGATTATCCTCTGCATTTGGGCGTGACAGAAGCCGGTGATGGTGAATACGGACGCATTAAATCCACGGCTGGTATTGCCACATTGCTCGCTGATGGACTTGGAGATACAATTCGGGTGTCACTAACAGAACCACCAGAAAACGAAATTCCTGTGTGCTACAGCATTCTGCAAGCTTTAGGGTTGCGGAAAACAATGGTGGAATATGTTGCTTGTCCTTCCTGTGGACGCACTTTGTTTAATTTAGAGGAAGTCTTACACAAAGTCCGCGAAGCCACCAAGCATTTGACTGGGTTAGATATAGCAGTCATGGGTTGTATTGTGAATGGGCCTGGAGAAATGGCTGATGCCGACTATGGCTATGTTGGCAAGACCCCTGGTTACATTTCTTTGTACCGTGGTAGAGAAGAAATTAAAAAAGTTCCAGAAACACAAGGAGTTGAAGAGTTGATCAACCTAATTAAAGCAGATGGACGCTGGGTAGAACCATGA
- a CDS encoding transposase: protein MRTAYQYRLRPTKQQAAEIDRWLSMLCTQYNYLLTDRFNWYEKNRCSINACPLVCHLPELRDNPDYYSQKKTLPNLKKTHPHYGDIYSQVLQDVVKRVQASFDRFLQGDSNGKRSGKPRFKLRNRYRTLTYPQIKETCLQGDSIDFPKLDKIKVIWHRPIPTGFKIKTASITKKADGYYVTLSLEDATVPTIKSDFDPDSIIGVDVGLKEFLTTSEGETVTIPQHYRKSQKRLRVIQKRVSRRQKGSNRRLKAVKQLGKQHKKVADKRKDFHFKTANNLLKKYDVVAVEDLNVKGLARTRLAKSVLDAGWSSFLSILTFKAENAGLLVIPVKASRTSQDCSNCSLKVPKKLHQRWHNCPSCGCSLDRDHNAAINIKNRAVGHSVLKAKSLLSSSRIVLEAYTYCEPQV from the coding sequence GTGAGGACGGCTTACCAGTACCGACTACGACCAACAAAACAACAGGCAGCAGAGATAGACAGATGGTTGTCTATGTTATGCACCCAGTACAACTATTTGTTGACTGATAGATTTAACTGGTATGAAAAAAATCGTTGTTCGATTAATGCTTGTCCTCTTGTTTGTCATCTTCCAGAGTTAAGGGATAATCCAGATTACTATTCACAGAAGAAAACCCTACCCAACCTGAAAAAAACTCATCCTCATTATGGGGATATTTATTCACAAGTTTTGCAGGATGTAGTGAAACGGGTTCAGGCAAGTTTTGACCGTTTTCTTCAAGGTGATAGTAACGGGAAACGTAGCGGTAAGCCGAGGTTTAAACTACGTAATCGCTACCGAACTTTGACCTATCCACAAATCAAAGAAACCTGTTTGCAAGGCGATTCAATTGATTTTCCAAAACTGGATAAAATCAAAGTGATTTGGCATCGCCCAATACCCACTGGGTTCAAAATTAAAACTGCATCTATTACTAAAAAAGCTGATGGCTACTATGTAACTCTCAGTTTGGAAGATGCGACTGTTCCAACAATTAAATCTGACTTTGACCCAGATTCGATTATTGGGGTTGATGTTGGTTTAAAGGAGTTTTTGACTACTTCTGAAGGTGAAACTGTTACCATCCCCCAACACTATCGCAAGTCTCAAAAACGTTTAAGAGTCATTCAAAAACGTGTTTCCCGACGCCAGAAAGGGAGCAACAGAAGATTAAAAGCGGTAAAACAGTTGGGAAAACAGCATAAAAAAGTTGCTGATAAACGCAAAGATTTTCATTTCAAAACTGCTAACAACTTATTGAAAAAATATGATGTCGTTGCAGTTGAGGATTTGAATGTAAAAGGACTTGCACGTACTCGATTGGCTAAATCTGTACTTGATGCTGGATGGTCAAGCTTTCTGTCGATACTGACTTTCAAAGCCGAAAATGCTGGTTTGTTGGTTATCCCAGTTAAAGCCTCTAGGACGAGTCAAGATTGTTCTAATTGCAGCCTCAAAGTTCCTAAGAAACTGCATCAGAGATGGCATAACTGCCCTAGTTGTGGGTGCAGTCTTGACCGTGACCATAACGCAGCTATAAATATAAAGAATAGAGCGGTAGGGCATTCCGTTCTTAAAGCCAAGAGCCTCCTAAGCAGTAGCCGGATTGTCTTGGAAGCCTACACTTACTGCGAACCACAAGTGTAG
- a CDS encoding isochorismatase has protein sequence MNIQRTTQLPIPQHFNPNQVGEVWRVPYQQRAVKAEAWAKQHDIKPASLDKTRICLLLIDVQNTFCIPEYELFVGGKSGTGAVDDNRRLCEFIYRNLQEITTIIPTLDTHKATQIFHPIFWVNAAGEHPTPAATSITPADIEQGIWKVNPAVAYSITNGDYELLKKHAYFYVKKLTQDGKYPLIVWPYHSMLGGIGHALVSSVEEAIFFHCIARQSQTQFEIKGENPLTENYSILRPEVLEDFEQRPLAQKNTGLIKQLLEFDAVIIGGQAKSHCVAWTIEDLLTEIKQVDATLAKKVYLLEDCTSPVVVPGVVDYTEQADAAFTRFAEAGMHIVKSTEFGNWA, from the coding sequence ATGAACATACAAAGAACAACCCAACTACCAATTCCCCAACACTTTAACCCCAATCAGGTCGGCGAAGTCTGGCGTGTACCTTACCAACAACGCGCCGTAAAAGCTGAAGCATGGGCAAAACAACACGATATCAAACCCGCATCTTTAGATAAAACGCGGATTTGCCTCCTTTTAATTGATGTACAAAATACCTTCTGCATTCCAGAATATGAATTATTTGTTGGTGGTAAATCTGGAACTGGTGCAGTAGATGATAATCGACGTTTGTGTGAGTTTATCTATCGTAATTTGCAAGAAATTACGACAATTATACCAACATTAGACACCCACAAAGCGACGCAAATTTTTCATCCGATTTTTTGGGTGAATGCCGCAGGCGAACATCCTACACCAGCAGCTACTAGTATTACTCCAGCAGATATTGAACAGGGTATCTGGAAAGTTAACCCAGCAGTTGCTTATAGTATTACTAATGGTGATTACGAATTATTAAAAAAACATGCTTATTTTTACGTAAAAAAACTCACTCAAGATGGTAAATATCCTCTCATAGTTTGGCCTTATCATTCTATGTTAGGTGGCATTGGTCATGCTTTGGTTTCATCGGTAGAGGAAGCAATATTTTTTCACTGCATTGCTCGTCAGAGTCAAACGCAATTTGAAATTAAAGGTGAGAATCCCTTAACAGAAAATTATTCAATTTTACGTCCAGAAGTATTGGAAGATTTCGAGCAACGTCCACTCGCCCAAAAAAATACAGGTTTGATTAAACAACTTTTAGAATTTGATGCTGTCATTATTGGCGGTCAAGCTAAAAGTCACTGTGTAGCCTGGACAATTGAGGATTTATTAACAGAAATTAAACAGGTAGATGCTACCTTGGCTAAAAAAGTTTATTTGCTAGAAGATTGCACTTCCCCCGTTGTCGTTCCGGGTGTTGTTGACTACACAGAACAGGCAGATGCAGCTTTTACAAGGTTTGCTGAAGCCGGGATGCACATAGTCAAATCTACTGAATTTGGGAATTGGGCATAG
- a CDS encoding DUF1822 family protein: MSNTQTHILSVPLPGNAHRYAEEFAAEQDTPEKGKQVYLNTLAVYAVHSYLKWLNVETALNQGDSWHRGLRAIFDVADLVLPRVGKLECRPVLPGETEMILPLSVTQDRIGYVAVQFNQQLDFVELLGFSPFVANAQSPQILQIAQLQSLDVIVEIIHRRTLLVNLRQWVAGIFDQDWQPPELVLASNFKSSTTITRPTMNSYSNSISRAKVIDLGRQVLLLVQLTPTDSEVFDIRLRMYPGDDTIHLPSNLQLIVLDQAGNTGMEVQARSADNWIQLEFSCQHEEKFSVKIVLGDTSLVEEFVV, from the coding sequence ATGAGTAACACACAAACACATATATTAAGTGTCCCTCTTCCTGGAAATGCCCATCGTTACGCTGAGGAGTTTGCCGCAGAACAAGATACTCCCGAAAAGGGAAAACAAGTTTATCTCAATACTCTGGCTGTTTATGCCGTTCACAGCTATTTGAAATGGCTGAATGTAGAGACAGCACTAAATCAAGGTGATAGTTGGCACCGAGGGTTAAGGGCGATTTTTGATGTTGCAGACTTAGTGTTACCTCGTGTTGGTAAGCTGGAATGTCGTCCGGTGCTTCCGGGTGAAACTGAGATGATCTTGCCTTTGAGTGTGACACAAGACCGAATTGGTTATGTAGCAGTTCAGTTTAATCAGCAATTAGATTTTGTAGAGTTGTTGGGATTTTCTCCCTTTGTAGCAAATGCCCAATCACCACAAATACTGCAAATAGCACAACTACAATCTCTGGATGTGATTGTCGAGATCATACATAGGCGTACCCTATTAGTAAATCTGCGTCAATGGGTTGCGGGTATCTTCGATCAAGATTGGCAACCTCCAGAGTTAGTATTAGCCAGCAATTTCAAAAGTAGTACTACCATAACTCGCCCGACAATGAACTCTTACTCCAACTCGATTAGTCGGGCGAAGGTGATTGACTTGGGAAGGCAAGTATTGTTATTGGTGCAGTTAACCCCCACAGATAGCGAAGTTTTCGATATTCGCCTACGGATGTATCCAGGTGATGATACCATTCATTTGCCATCTAATTTACAACTGATTGTCCTTGATCAAGCGGGAAACACTGGTATGGAAGTGCAAGCAAGAAGTGCAGATAATTGGATACAACTAGAGTTTAGCTGTCAACACGAAGAAAAATTCAGTGTCAAAATAGTGTTAGGGGACACAAGTTTGGTCGAAGAGTTTGTTGTTTAA
- a CDS encoding S41 family peptidase, protein MVITKNRLVLGATAVTLSTIAVTSLGIHSRGQALFKASPKETVDEVWQIVNRQYVDGTFNQVDWQAVRKEYLNKSYSSQQEAYKSIREMLKKLNDPYTRFMDPEEFKNMQVDTSGELTGIGITISLDEKTKQLVVIAPIEDTPAFKAGILAKDEILQINGKSTKGMDTNVAVSLIRGEAGTSVKLTIRRNKQIKQFDIKRARIEIHPVKYSQKQTPVGNLGYIRLNQFSANAGKEMQNAIKDLESKKVAGYILDLRGNPGGLLFSSVEIARMWLNKGIIVSTIDRLGEREREVANGRALTNKPLVVLVDKGSASASEILSGALQDNKRAVLVGTQTFGKGLVQSVRPLEDGSGIAVTIAKYHTPNDKDINKHGIDPDIKVELTDAQRQNLWLNERDKLATLADPQFAKAVEVVGKQIAAKGTTNAEK, encoded by the coding sequence ATGGTGATTACAAAAAATAGGCTTGTTTTGGGTGCTACGGCAGTAACACTCTCCACGATCGCAGTTACTAGCCTTGGCATTCACTCACGAGGTCAAGCTTTATTTAAAGCGAGTCCCAAGGAAACGGTAGACGAAGTTTGGCAAATTGTTAACCGCCAATACGTAGATGGTACTTTTAATCAAGTAGATTGGCAGGCTGTTCGTAAGGAATACTTGAACAAGTCCTACAGTAGTCAGCAAGAAGCTTACAAGTCCATCCGGGAAATGCTGAAAAAGCTCAACGATCCATACACCCGGTTTATGGATCCAGAGGAATTCAAGAACATGCAAGTGGATACCTCTGGAGAACTCACAGGTATTGGTATCACAATCAGTCTGGATGAAAAAACCAAGCAACTAGTTGTGATTGCGCCAATTGAAGATACACCTGCGTTTAAGGCGGGAATTCTGGCAAAAGATGAAATTCTGCAAATTAACGGCAAAAGCACCAAGGGTATGGATACTAACGTGGCAGTATCTCTAATCCGAGGTGAAGCCGGAACAAGTGTCAAACTGACAATTAGGCGTAACAAACAAATCAAACAATTTGATATCAAACGGGCGCGGATTGAAATCCATCCTGTTAAGTATTCCCAAAAGCAAACACCAGTGGGCAACCTTGGTTACATTCGCCTGAACCAGTTCAGCGCCAATGCTGGCAAGGAAATGCAAAACGCCATTAAAGATTTAGAATCGAAAAAGGTAGCTGGATATATTCTGGATCTACGTGGTAATCCAGGTGGCTTACTATTCTCTAGTGTGGAAATTGCCCGCATGTGGCTGAATAAAGGTATAATTGTTTCCACAATTGACCGCCTAGGTGAGCGAGAACGAGAAGTAGCCAATGGGCGCGCTTTAACGAATAAACCTCTGGTAGTGTTGGTGGATAAAGGTTCAGCCAGTGCCAGCGAAATTCTCTCAGGGGCGTTGCAGGATAATAAGCGTGCAGTTCTAGTTGGGACTCAAACCTTTGGTAAGGGGCTAGTACAATCAGTACGTCCTTTGGAAGATGGTTCAGGAATAGCAGTGACTATTGCTAAATACCACACGCCCAATGATAAAGATATTAATAAGCATGGGATTGATCCAGATATTAAGGTAGAGTTGACTGATGCTCAGCGACAGAACTTATGGCTCAATGAACGCGATAAACTCGCTACACTAGCAGATCCCCAATTCGCTAAAGCAGTGGAAGTGGTAGGCAAACAAATTGCTGCTAAAGGTACTACAAATGCAGAAAAATAA
- a CDS encoding pentapeptide repeat-containing protein has product MSINKSINKVLDNSSFRVLFSLLIANTFILFVGLIEQLLKNQNLCQIKESILHCSSSQVLAVIRLDNIEGFSILAAASLYLLESRQRKQEAIYKAWQIIDNAAAAKVLTSYARVQALQDLNNYGISLKGLDATYANLDEINLAKANLSKANFPMSSFMNANLTYVNLSNAILASTNFTGANLSNADLSDAELFNADFTDANLSNANLKNVIFGRRINNGEIQLATLINADLSKAILINAQFLTPELVKSAKNCEKAIYDEKLCAALSLV; this is encoded by the coding sequence ATGAGTATCAATAAATCAATTAATAAAGTATTAGATAACAGTTCGTTTCGTGTATTGTTTTCACTGTTGATAGCTAACACTTTTATATTGTTTGTCGGTTTAATAGAACAATTATTGAAAAATCAAAATTTATGCCAAATTAAAGAATCAATTTTGCACTGTTCTTCTAGCCAAGTATTAGCTGTGATAAGATTAGATAATATTGAGGGTTTTAGTATTTTAGCAGCAGCCTCTTTATATCTATTAGAAAGTAGACAACGTAAACAAGAAGCAATTTACAAAGCTTGGCAGATAATAGATAATGCAGCAGCGGCAAAAGTATTAACTAGCTATGCGAGAGTCCAAGCACTTCAAGATTTAAACAATTACGGTATTTCCCTAAAAGGACTGGATGCAACATACGCTAATTTAGACGAGATCAATCTGGCAAAAGCCAACCTTAGTAAGGCTAACTTTCCTATGTCTAGCTTCATGAACGCTAATCTTACCTATGTGAATCTCAGCAATGCTATCCTCGCCAGTACTAACTTCACAGGTGCTAATCTCAGTAATGCTGACCTTAGCGATGCTGAACTCTTCAATGCAGACTTCACAGATGCTAATCTCAGCAATGCCAATCTCAAAAATGTAATTTTCGGTAGAAGAATCAACAATGGTGAAATCCAACTTGCCACCCTTATAAATGCTGACCTTAGCAAAGCTATTCTCATTAATGCTCAGTTTTTGACTCCTGAACTAGTTAAATCTGCTAAAAACTGCGAAAAAGCAATTTACGATGAAAAATTATGTGCTGCACTTAGTTTAGTATAG
- a CDS encoding transposase, producing the protein MSNTQALYIVKRPTGNCEIVPSNLVGDDNPDIIEQWGPFTSQEEAIARRIGLIRAGKCQPV; encoded by the coding sequence ATGAGTAATACACAAGCTTTGTATATTGTCAAGCGCCCTACTGGAAATTGCGAAATCGTCCCCAGCAACCTGGTTGGGGACGATAATCCGGACATTATAGAACAATGGGGGCCTTTTACTTCCCAAGAAGAAGCGATCGCCCGTCGCATTGGATTAATCAGGGCTGGCAAATGCCAACCAGTTTAG
- a CDS encoding substrate-binding domain-containing protein, which translates to MAIVNLKLRGNSQEGFLVILRAKNLEEETEGFLPPLLPELESSFNQWQLAYRQIEAVRSCIAPAPGIRLTPKKATNYSHAEHTVAVKDYLNQWLNSGDSRWRPIRDRLIAIAQQLHRSNEEIRVIIDAKDIDLRRLPWQEWNLFEEHYPHTEVALSAPKNVNQQRNQLIPKSQNIRILVAVGRSDGINTKDDLKVIQELEKDGVEVVCLMQPSRKELCDALWDEQGYHIFVFTGHSGSQEDGQIGWIEVNENDSLSIEEFKEALKQAIHKGLQLAIFNSCDGLGLANQLAQLHLPQIIVMREPVPDMVAVEFLKYFFQEFTRNNSLFTSVQKARKRLEHFKSDYPGAIWLPTICIEPNVEPLTWQGLHRVPVAEPASQKPEKSIHQPQQNIKPWLLTGLVGLVISSGVYLAWNFISSSPPVGTFRYGGSTSWAPIRDLVEKKLQEKWPQFKLSYYSHPTLPPGSGTGIKMLLDGQISFAESSRYIRDYESLRATALGIKLKQVPIGIDAIAIAVHPSLNISGLSVEQFKGIYTGQITNWQQVGGPNLPITPYSRPDDSGTTEFVKDNILGTHNFGANVKLITTTTEALKQVGQNLNQGGIYYASAAEVIHQCSVKTLPISLGSSKLIAVDQPGNTPGVKCPWQNNKLNLEVLKNNKYPITRYLFVIIKQNNQDDEKAGEFFANYLLTAEGQDLIEQAGFIRRH; encoded by the coding sequence ATGGCGATCGTCAACTTGAAACTCAGAGGCAATTCACAGGAAGGATTTTTAGTGATTCTGCGGGCAAAGAACTTGGAAGAAGAAACAGAAGGGTTTCTACCTCCATTACTACCAGAATTAGAATCATCTTTTAATCAATGGCAGTTAGCTTATCGTCAAATTGAGGCTGTGCGTTCTTGTATTGCCCCTGCACCAGGAATACGTCTCACACCCAAAAAAGCGACAAATTATTCCCATGCAGAACACACTGTGGCAGTCAAAGACTACCTCAATCAATGGCTAAATTCTGGAGATAGCAGGTGGCGGCCGATTCGGGATAGATTAATTGCGATCGCTCAACAATTGCATCGGTCAAATGAAGAAATTCGCGTGATCATCGACGCTAAAGATATCGATTTACGTCGTCTTCCTTGGCAAGAATGGAATTTATTTGAAGAACACTATCCCCATACTGAAGTTGCCCTGAGTGCGCCCAAAAACGTTAATCAGCAGAGAAATCAGCTAATTCCTAAAAGTCAAAATATCAGAATTTTAGTTGCTGTTGGTAGAAGCGATGGCATTAATACAAAAGATGACTTAAAGGTAATTCAAGAATTAGAAAAAGATGGCGTAGAAGTAGTTTGTTTAATGCAGCCTAGTCGCAAAGAATTGTGTGATGCACTTTGGGACGAACAAGGCTACCATATTTTCGTTTTTACCGGACATAGTGGTAGTCAAGAAGATGGGCAGATAGGTTGGATTGAAGTCAACGAAAATGATAGTTTGAGTATTGAAGAGTTTAAAGAAGCTTTAAAGCAAGCTATTCACAAAGGATTGCAGTTAGCAATTTTTAACTCCTGCGATGGTTTGGGGTTAGCTAACCAACTGGCACAACTACATTTACCTCAGATTATTGTCATGCGGGAACCAGTGCCAGATATGGTAGCTGTGGAGTTTTTAAAGTACTTTTTCCAAGAATTTACCCGCAACAATTCTTTGTTTACTTCTGTGCAAAAAGCCCGCAAACGCTTGGAACATTTTAAGTCTGATTATCCTGGTGCAATTTGGCTACCGACAATTTGTATTGAACCGAATGTAGAACCGTTGACTTGGCAAGGACTACATAGAGTTCCTGTTGCAGAACCGGCTTCTCAAAAGCCAGAAAAATCAATTCATCAACCCCAGCAAAACATTAAACCTTGGCTATTAACTGGCTTAGTTGGTCTAGTTATTAGTAGTGGTGTATATTTAGCTTGGAATTTCATTTCCTCATCGCCTCCTGTGGGAACATTTCGCTACGGTGGAAGTACATCCTGGGCACCCATTAGAGATTTAGTGGAGAAAAAACTTCAAGAGAAATGGCCGCAATTTAAATTAAGCTATTATTCACATCCAACTCTACCACCAGGTTCAGGAACAGGAATCAAAATGTTGTTGGATGGACAAATTTCTTTTGCAGAGTCTTCACGATATATTCGGGATTATGAATCTCTGCGGGCCACAGCTTTGGGAATCAAGCTGAAACAGGTTCCTATAGGCATTGATGCCATTGCGATCGCAGTTCACCCCAGTTTAAATATATCTGGCTTGAGTGTAGAACAATTCAAAGGTATTTACACAGGTCAAATCACCAATTGGCAACAGGTGGGTGGCCCCAATCTGCCAATCACACCCTACTCTCGTCCTGATGACAGTGGAACAACAGAATTTGTCAAAGATAATATTTTAGGAACCCATAATTTTGGGGCAAATGTGAAATTGATTACCACTACAACTGAAGCCTTAAAACAGGTAGGACAAAACCTGAATCAAGGGGGTATCTATTATGCTTCAGCTGCGGAAGTTATTCACCAATGTAGTGTTAAAACCCTACCAATTAGTCTTGGAAGTAGCAAATTAATTGCTGTAGATCAGCCTGGAAATACACCAGGTGTAAAATGTCCTTGGCAAAACAATAAATTGAATCTTGAGGTGTTAAAAAATAATAAATATCCCATAACTCGGTACTTGTTTGTGATTATTAAACAAAATAATCAAGATGATGAAAAAGCCGGTGAGTTTTTTGCTAATTATCTGTTGACGGCTGAAGGGCAAGATTTAATTGAACAAGCTGGTTTTATTCGTAGACACTGA